A single genomic interval of Gemmatimonadales bacterium harbors:
- a CDS encoding haloacid dehalogenase-like hydrolase: protein MKLVCFDIDGTLVWTDGAGRRAIRRALEDVLGAAGPIDGFRFDGRTDGEIVWRLTEAAGLAVDTTLMDRVLARYVELLGAELAKPEHATHVYPGVRELLDALEPREDCVIGLLTGNVASGARLKLGSAGLDFERFRIGAFGSDSHERTALPALAQQRAREVLGLEVAGRDVVIIGDTPADMACGKGIGARAIGVGTAAYSAEQLMESGAHAAFADLSDTARVMEAVLK, encoded by the coding sequence ATGAAGCTCGTCTGCTTCGACATCGACGGGACCCTCGTATGGACCGACGGCGCCGGCCGCCGCGCCATTCGCCGTGCCCTCGAGGACGTCCTCGGCGCCGCGGGCCCGATAGACGGATTCCGCTTCGACGGCCGCACCGACGGCGAGATCGTCTGGCGGCTGACCGAGGCCGCCGGCCTCGCCGTGGATACGACGCTGATGGATCGCGTGCTCGCCCGCTACGTCGAGCTGCTGGGAGCGGAGTTGGCGAAGCCGGAGCACGCGACCCACGTCTATCCCGGCGTGCGCGAGCTGCTCGACGCGCTCGAGCCACGCGAGGACTGCGTGATCGGCCTGCTTACCGGCAACGTGGCGAGCGGCGCGCGTCTCAAGCTCGGCTCTGCCGGGCTCGATTTCGAGCGCTTCAGGATCGGCGCGTTCGGCTCGGACAGCCACGAACGCACCGCGCTCCCGGCGCTCGCGCAGCAGCGGGCGCGGGAGGTCCTCGGGCTCGAGGTCGCCGGCCGGGACGTCGTCATCATCGGGGACACGCCGGCGGACATGGCCTGCGGCAAGGGGATCGGGGCGAGGGCCATAGGGGTGGGCACGGCGGCGTACTCGGCAGAGCAGCTGATGGAAAGCGGAGCGCATGCGGCATTCGCGGACCTGTCCGATACGGCGCGCGTGATGGAGGCGGTGCTGAAATGA
- a CDS encoding C40 family peptidase — translation MIHAVVTAALAPMLGSPDVRAELVSQAPLGHLLTVTEERDSFLRVRAEDEYPGWVHRGYVALGEGSWVEAWRADAHHASLGAMLSIDGRTRVLLPLGGRVAPEAGGAVRLPDGRIGQLASGRVAPFSALKDEAREMPPATWAEVFFSGAPYLWGGVTPWGVDCSGLAQVTFRMRGVALPRDSHLQAKAGAAVPAVDANHDFEAGDLLFFAEGGDRVTHVAIADGAGSVVHSLLAAGGVCKSPLSGDSAEAVALRRRFVCARRV, via the coding sequence TTGATCCACGCCGTCGTCACCGCCGCGCTCGCGCCAATGTTGGGAAGCCCCGACGTCCGGGCCGAGTTGGTGTCCCAGGCGCCGCTCGGCCACCTGCTGACGGTCACCGAAGAGCGCGACAGCTTCCTTCGCGTGCGCGCCGAGGACGAGTACCCCGGCTGGGTCCACCGCGGCTACGTCGCCTTGGGCGAAGGGTCTTGGGTAGAGGCGTGGCGCGCCGACGCGCACCATGCCAGCCTCGGCGCGATGCTCTCGATCGACGGCCGCACCCGCGTGCTGCTGCCCCTCGGCGGGCGTGTCGCGCCGGAAGCCGGCGGCGCGGTGCGCCTGCCCGATGGCCGGATAGGGCAGCTGGCGAGTGGAAGGGTCGCGCCGTTCTCAGCGCTCAAGGACGAGGCCCGCGAGATGCCGCCCGCCACCTGGGCGGAGGTCTTCTTCTCGGGCGCGCCCTATCTGTGGGGCGGCGTCACCCCTTGGGGGGTGGACTGCTCGGGACTGGCGCAGGTGACCTTCCGGATGCGCGGCGTCGCCCTCCCGCGCGACTCCCATCTTCAGGCGAAGGCGGGCGCCGCAGTGCCGGCCGTCGACGCCAACCACGATTTCGAAGCGGGCGACCTGCTCTTCTTCGCCGAAGGCGGCGATCGGGTCACGCACGTCGCGATCGCCGACGGCGCGGGGAGCGTCGTGCACTCGTTGCTCGCCGCCGGCGGCGTTTGCAAGTCGCCGCTGAGCGGGGATAGCGCGGAGGCGGTGGCGCTGAGAAGGAGGTTTGTTTGCGCGCGTAGAGTCTGA
- the acpS gene encoding holo-ACP synthase: MAVIGLGIDVVPVERVRKMIERHGDRILQRIFTPQERELAKDLEHQALHLAGRIAAKEATYKALSTGGADLGIGWLHLEVEKLPDGRPRMILHGPALERFNALGANQCHISLSHDGGIAAAVVILE, encoded by the coding sequence ATGGCGGTGATCGGGCTCGGGATCGACGTCGTGCCGGTGGAACGGGTGAGGAAGATGATCGAGCGCCACGGCGACCGGATCCTCCAGCGCATCTTCACGCCGCAGGAGCGCGAGCTGGCGAAGGACCTCGAGCACCAGGCGCTGCACCTCGCCGGACGCATCGCGGCGAAGGAAGCGACCTACAAGGCGCTCTCCACCGGGGGCGCCGACTTGGGGATCGGATGGCTGCACCTGGAAGTCGAGAAACTCCCCGACGGCCGGCCGCGGATGATCCTGCACGGCCCGGCGCTCGAGCGTTTCAACGCCCTGGGCGCCAACCAGTGTCACATCTCGTTGAGCCACGATGGAGGCATCGCGGCCGCGGTCGTCATCCTCGAGTGA
- the dacB gene encoding D-alanyl-D-alanine carboxypeptidase/D-alanyl-D-alanine-endopeptidase, whose amino-acid sequence MRISRSAILLAAAAAGPVVAQERPRGPLADSIAPLFADRMWRRATWGALVVSLTRGDTLLSYRADRRFVPASTAKLFTTAAALHYLGTDFRFVTVLFADGRVRNGELQGDLVLYGTGDPTFALDTSSLALFADSVVVAGIHRIRGNIIGDASFLGGELTAPGWQPDHVTSAYAARPSALGANENRIRVTVEPGARRGAAARARLTPETDYYGVASVVITGRPGSRTAIRVRRGRGYGLVELSGTIAADAPAWSRTILVERPAEFAASLLRRLLEARGINVSGNTRAVVDDDGTRAHTMLMRSAGRGDAFAGAIAVHRSPTLDELVTMINHRSHNLSAELAFRTIGRMQGGTGTFASGARAVARFLTEEAGIPASAVQVRDGSGLSLLDEASPRSIVQLLSYMRRSPEGPAFFGSLPLVGAGMLSRMTETAAAGRLRAKTGTLSGVSALAGYVTTAGGEELAFSIVVNGASSIDDARLVQDSIGVRLSMLTRERGAGSGTSRTGP is encoded by the coding sequence ATGAGAATCTCCCGGTCGGCGATCCTTCTCGCCGCGGCTGCCGCAGGCCCTGTCGTCGCCCAGGAGCGCCCCCGCGGTCCCCTCGCCGATTCGATCGCGCCGCTCTTCGCGGACCGGATGTGGCGCCGCGCCACCTGGGGCGCGCTGGTGGTGAGCCTGACTCGCGGCGACACCCTGCTGTCGTACCGCGCCGACCGCCGATTCGTCCCCGCCTCGACCGCCAAGCTCTTCACCACGGCAGCCGCCCTGCACTACCTCGGCACCGATTTCAGGTTCGTGACCGTGCTCTTCGCCGACGGGCGGGTGCGCAACGGTGAGCTGCAAGGCGACCTGGTGCTCTACGGCACGGGCGATCCGACGTTCGCGCTCGACACGTCGAGCCTCGCCCTCTTCGCCGACAGCGTCGTGGTGGCGGGGATCCATCGCATCCGCGGCAACATCATCGGCGACGCATCGTTCCTCGGCGGCGAGCTGACCGCGCCCGGATGGCAGCCGGACCACGTCACCAGCGCGTACGCGGCGCGCCCTTCCGCCCTCGGCGCCAACGAGAACCGCATCCGCGTCACCGTGGAGCCGGGCGCGCGACGCGGCGCGGCGGCGCGGGCTCGCCTCACGCCGGAGACCGACTACTACGGGGTGGCGAGCGTCGTCATCACCGGGCGGCCGGGGAGCCGCACGGCCATCCGGGTGCGGCGGGGCCGTGGGTACGGCCTCGTGGAGCTTTCAGGAACGATCGCCGCGGACGCTCCGGCCTGGAGCCGCACCATCCTGGTCGAGAGGCCGGCGGAGTTCGCGGCGAGCCTATTGAGGCGCCTGCTCGAAGCCCGAGGCATCAACGTCTCCGGCAACACCCGCGCGGTCGTGGACGACGATGGGACACGGGCCCACACGATGCTCATGCGCTCCGCCGGGCGGGGCGATGCGTTCGCGGGCGCCATCGCGGTCCACCGCTCCCCGACGCTCGACGAGCTGGTCACGATGATCAACCACCGCAGCCACAACCTGTCGGCGGAGCTGGCGTTCCGGACCATCGGCCGGATGCAGGGCGGCACGGGCACATTCGCCAGCGGAGCACGCGCCGTGGCCCGATTCCTCACCGAAGAGGCCGGCATCCCCGCGAGCGCCGTTCAGGTGCGCGACGGCTCGGGCCTGTCCCTCCTGGACGAGGCGTCGCCGCGCTCGATCGTTCAGCTGCTGTCCTACATGCGCCGCTCCCCCGAGGGCCCGGCGTTCTTCGGGTCGCTGCCGCTGGTCGGCGCCGGGATGCTTTCGCGGATGACGGAAACAGCGGCGGCCGGCCGCTTGCGCGCCAAGACCGGGACTCTGAGCGGCGTCTCGGCGCTGGCCGGCTACGTGACGACGGCGGGCGGAGAGGAGCTGGCCTTCTCGATCGTCGTCAACGGCGCGAGCTCGATCGATGACGCGCGCCTGGTGCAGGACAGCATCGGGGTGAGGTTGAGCATGTTGACGAGGGAGCGGGGAGCGGGGAGCGGTACCTCTCGTACCGGGCCGTAG
- a CDS encoding DMT family transporter has protein sequence MVQPQPIAASVPASPAGRPAGFTGTDALLGLMVTLWGINFIVMKAVLPAFNSPLGFNAARYTLATIGIAGVALASRAKRPPAVYLWRLLLMGLAGNTAYQLLFIEGLAHTRAGNAALIMAAVPVEMAILSHFLGHERLRARDVAGLVIATAGISTIILGSGTAVGLGGSVGGDLLTFLSTLMWSWYAIGTKPLTDALGPIATTAWTMALGGLPLVLIGIPSVLAQDWHATTPTVWAGVVYSSLGSLVLAYIIWNRGVSRLGPSRTAIFSNFTPVVAILAAWPLLGEVPTLWQILGAAGIFGGIVLTRT, from the coding sequence ATGGTCCAGCCTCAGCCCATCGCCGCCTCCGTTCCCGCCTCGCCTGCCGGGCGCCCGGCCGGCTTCACCGGCACCGACGCGCTCCTCGGGCTCATGGTGACACTGTGGGGCATCAACTTCATAGTGATGAAGGCCGTGCTCCCTGCCTTCAACAGCCCGCTCGGCTTCAACGCCGCGCGGTATACCCTCGCGACGATAGGCATCGCCGGCGTGGCGCTCGCGTCCCGGGCGAAGCGCCCGCCTGCCGTCTACCTTTGGCGCCTACTGCTCATGGGCCTCGCCGGCAACACCGCCTACCAGCTCCTGTTCATCGAGGGCCTCGCTCACACCCGCGCCGGCAACGCGGCGCTCATCATGGCCGCGGTCCCCGTCGAGATGGCTATCCTCAGTCACTTCCTCGGTCACGAGCGCCTGCGCGCCCGGGATGTCGCGGGGCTCGTGATCGCCACCGCCGGCATCTCGACGATCATCCTGGGCAGCGGAACGGCGGTGGGCCTGGGCGGCAGTGTCGGCGGGGACCTCCTGACTTTCCTCTCCACCCTGATGTGGTCCTGGTACGCCATCGGCACCAAACCTCTAACGGACGCGCTCGGGCCCATCGCGACCACCGCCTGGACGATGGCGCTCGGCGGCCTGCCGCTGGTGCTCATCGGCATTCCGTCGGTGCTCGCGCAGGACTGGCACGCCACGACGCCCACGGTGTGGGCCGGCGTCGTCTATTCGTCGCTCGGCTCGCTCGTCCTGGCTTACATCATCTGGAACCGCGGCGTCTCGCGGCTCGGTCCCTCGCGCACGGCTATCTTCTCCAACTTCACGCCCGTGGTCGCGATCCTCGCCGCATGGCCGCTCCTCGGCGAAGTCCCGACGCTATGGCAGATACTGGGCGCCGCGGGCATCTTCGGCGGCATCGTCCTCACGCGCACATGA
- a CDS encoding M14 family metallopeptidase gives MKDAQTRRRADARRWAVAGLSVLLGAGRVSAQELVTARFDVAGPAAVDSVRRLGIDIVEVRPQRDGRVSLVAVVSDRDRSLLGLRGLIPADVPRAPFAAAMEARRQLLGARAFTVYRDFDDPARGIKVYLQQIAAARGNVFVDSIGASVEGRPVLAVKIGAPDDSPSRPNVIFVSTYHAREWAATEVTLRLLTFLADSLPLKPGGAALLASRDVWVIPVANPDGYQYTFSTTRLWRKNRRPNPDATFGVDLNRNHSAFFALDDLGSSPQPASEVFRGAAAESEPETQAVAAFHRAHPPVAAVTYHTYTGAILYPWGHVDGAFTGDDGIFRALAGTEAAPAMQDSLPGSQNDHYHPGPGWHLYPTNGDYADWAYGEFGAAAFTVELTSGCCVTGGVSYGFEFPDDDPLLARVARDNLPFALGLLQAAGDLANAVGPSGESAGGARFESVWPRVRVVVPKPAGAPSLQLATDSGQVQAVALTADSLGDGRSFARFVAADAVRRDARAVRVQSLGIVADIVAREGAESPASPWQGFGRTAEAFDGLQAWTASTGTLTSPDIPVTGRSGLTLFFWTKHGGSIFDQSMQGRVEVSTNGGATWTMVDRFVGSAAAWYPAAIPLTVAAGASSLRVRFEADGLNWYLDDIAIAAGETGLFDPVSATNQPPAPAIELSANPVRTPPVTIRWPAEVGSARVDVFTIMGTRVAGVTLSPDPGLYAWNAETMSGAPLVNGLYMIVVTRDDGTRLRRRIFIARGR, from the coding sequence ATGAAAGACGCGCAGACGCGCCGACGCGCAGACGCGCGGCGGTGGGCGGTAGCCGGTCTGTCGGTGCTGCTGGGCGCCGGCCGGGTGTCGGCACAGGAGCTCGTCACGGCGCGTTTCGACGTGGCGGGTCCGGCCGCGGTGGACTCGGTGCGACGGCTCGGCATCGACATCGTCGAGGTTCGGCCGCAGCGCGATGGGCGGGTGAGCCTCGTGGCCGTGGTGTCCGACCGGGACCGGTCGCTGCTCGGATTGCGGGGGCTGATCCCCGCGGACGTGCCCCGCGCTCCGTTCGCGGCCGCGATGGAAGCGCGACGTCAGCTGCTGGGCGCGCGCGCCTTCACCGTGTACCGGGACTTCGACGATCCCGCGCGAGGCATCAAGGTCTACCTTCAACAGATCGCCGCGGCGCGCGGCAACGTATTCGTGGACTCGATCGGCGCGTCCGTCGAGGGGCGTCCCGTCCTGGCCGTAAAGATCGGCGCGCCGGACGACTCGCCCAGCCGGCCTAACGTCATCTTCGTCTCGACCTATCACGCGCGCGAGTGGGCGGCGACGGAAGTCACGCTGCGCCTCCTCACGTTCCTGGCCGACTCGTTGCCCTTGAAGCCGGGCGGCGCGGCGCTGCTCGCGAGCCGGGATGTCTGGGTGATCCCGGTCGCCAATCCCGACGGCTACCAGTACACCTTCTCGACCACGCGTCTGTGGAGGAAGAACCGGCGTCCCAACCCCGACGCGACGTTCGGGGTGGACCTCAATCGGAACCATTCGGCCTTCTTCGCGCTCGACGACCTCGGCTCCAGTCCGCAGCCCGCCTCCGAGGTCTTCCGCGGCGCCGCGGCCGAGTCGGAGCCGGAGACCCAGGCCGTCGCCGCGTTCCACCGGGCGCACCCACCCGTCGCGGCCGTCACCTATCACACCTACACCGGCGCCATCCTCTACCCGTGGGGCCACGTGGACGGCGCCTTCACCGGCGACGACGGGATCTTCCGTGCCCTGGCCGGCACCGAGGCCGCTCCGGCGATGCAGGACAGCCTGCCCGGCTCGCAGAACGACCACTACCACCCGGGCCCCGGCTGGCACCTCTATCCCACCAATGGCGACTACGCCGACTGGGCCTACGGCGAGTTCGGCGCCGCGGCGTTCACCGTCGAGCTGACCTCCGGCTGCTGTGTGACAGGCGGCGTGTCCTACGGCTTCGAGTTCCCGGACGACGACCCGCTCCTGGCGCGCGTGGCGCGCGACAACCTGCCGTTCGCGCTCGGCCTGCTCCAGGCGGCGGGCGACCTCGCCAACGCCGTCGGCCCATCGGGTGAGAGCGCCGGTGGCGCGCGGTTCGAGTCGGTGTGGCCGAGGGTCCGGGTAGTCGTGCCGAAGCCGGCCGGCGCTCCGTCGCTCCAGCTCGCGACGGACAGCGGACAGGTTCAGGCGGTCGCGCTCACCGCCGACTCGTTAGGCGACGGCCGCAGCTTCGCCCGCTTCGTCGCCGCGGACGCGGTCCGGCGCGACGCGCGCGCCGTGAGGGTGCAGAGCCTCGGCATCGTAGCCGACATCGTCGCGCGCGAGGGCGCGGAATCGCCGGCCTCGCCGTGGCAGGGCTTCGGCCGCACCGCCGAGGCGTTCGACGGCTTGCAGGCGTGGACGGCCAGCACCGGCACGCTCACCTCGCCGGATATCCCCGTCACGGGACGCAGCGGCCTCACCCTCTTCTTCTGGACCAAGCACGGCGGGTCCATCTTCGACCAGTCAATGCAGGGCAGGGTCGAAGTCTCGACGAACGGTGGCGCGACGTGGACCATGGTGGACCGCTTCGTCGGCTCGGCGGCGGCGTGGTATCCGGCGGCGATCCCGCTCACCGTCGCCGCGGGCGCGTCCAGCTTGCGGGTGCGGTTCGAAGCCGACGGACTCAACTGGTACCTGGACGACATCGCGATCGCGGCGGGCGAGACCGGGCTGTTCGATCCGGTGAGCGCCACGAACCAGCCTCCGGCTCCCGCGATCGAGCTTTCGGCCAACCCGGTGCGCACCCCGCCCGTCACCATCCGCTGGCCCGCGGAGGTAGGGAGCGCGCGCGTGGACGTCTTCACGATCATGGGCACGCGCGTCGCCGGAGTGACCCTGTCGCCGGACCCGGGCCTCTACGCGTGGAATGCCGAGACGATGTCGGGCGCGCCGCTGGTCAACGGCCTCTACATGATCGTCGTGACGCGGGACGACGGCACACGGCTCAGGCGCAGGATATTCATCGCGCGGGGACGGTGA